In Alteribacter lacisalsi, a genomic segment contains:
- a CDS encoding class I SAM-dependent methyltransferase — protein MDYIEYNRRAWDKKVDQGVRYTRCVDSATIEKAKNGDWSISVTTDKPVPRSWFPESLNGQRILCLASGGGQQAPVLAAAGAHVTVLDVSEKQLGQDETVARRENLTLSTVQGSMTDLSMFDDESFDIVINPVSNLFIKNIQPVWQGAARVLKKNGVMITGFTNPLVFMFDPKQEADGRLVVSNPIPGSTLHGLSYEEKQAAIASGEPVQFSHTLEDQIQGQVEAGLLIAGLYEDDFGGSRPLDRYSRSFIATRSVKMG, from the coding sequence ATGGATTACATCGAGTATAATCGGCGGGCCTGGGATAAAAAAGTTGATCAGGGTGTCCGCTATACACGCTGCGTGGACAGTGCCACGATCGAAAAGGCAAAGAATGGGGACTGGTCGATCTCTGTTACAACTGACAAACCTGTCCCGCGGAGCTGGTTTCCTGAATCACTTAATGGTCAGCGCATTCTTTGTCTCGCCTCAGGCGGAGGCCAGCAGGCACCCGTTCTTGCAGCGGCCGGAGCCCATGTCACGGTGCTTGACGTGTCTGAAAAACAGCTCGGCCAGGACGAAACCGTTGCACGCCGCGAAAATCTCACACTCAGTACGGTCCAGGGTTCCATGACCGATCTGTCCATGTTTGATGACGAGAGTTTTGACATTGTCATTAATCCGGTGTCCAACCTATTTATTAAGAACATACAGCCTGTGTGGCAAGGTGCGGCCCGTGTGCTTAAAAAAAACGGCGTGATGATCACCGGATTCACGAATCCTCTCGTATTTATGTTTGATCCGAAACAAGAGGCCGATGGACGACTCGTGGTTTCCAACCCCATTCCAGGCTCTACACTTCACGGACTAAGCTACGAAGAAAAACAGGCAGCCATTGCTTCAGGAGAACCGGTCCAGTTTTCTCATACTCTCGAAGATCAGATTCAGGGCCAGGTTGAAGCAGGCCTTCTGATTGCCGGCCTTTATGAAGACGATTTTGGAGGAAGCCGGCCTCTTGACCGTTACAGCCGCTCTTTTATTGCCACACGGTCTGTGAAAATGGGATGA
- a CDS encoding carbon starvation CstA family protein translates to MITFLLAIVLLIAAYFTYGKIIERIFGVKENRQTPAYSMKDGVDYIPMGTNRNSLIQLLNIAGVGPIFGPIMGALYGPVAFIWIVVGCIFAGAVHDYLTGMISIRNKGAHLPQLAGKFLGRPMKHMVNFVAVLLLLLVGTVFVTAPAGLIFDLIGGGVGLSVIIGLIFVYYIFATLLPVDKIIGRIYPILGALLLISAVGIGVMLIATGAPVPELTLQNMHPGGEAIFPILMITIACGAISGFHATQSPIISRTTQNERNGRKIFYGMMIVEGIIAMIWAAAAMSLFYGTDLAALINSGGAGLVVSEVAFTLLGAVGGTLAVLGVIVLPITSGDTAFRSARMIIADYIKLPQLKIASRLWVALPLFVVSFILTNMDFTILWRYFGVTNAAISAIALFVGAMYLGIQYKNHWVATVPAVFMTMVALTFIFSAPIGFGLPMTVSYVLAGTGTAALTGLFAWKMKLNRAEKEFELDADTTEKAA, encoded by the coding sequence ATGATTACATTTCTGCTTGCGATCGTGTTACTTATCGCTGCTTATTTTACTTACGGAAAGATAATTGAACGTATATTCGGAGTCAAAGAGAACCGCCAGACGCCGGCTTACAGTATGAAGGACGGCGTTGACTATATTCCAATGGGGACGAACCGGAACTCGCTTATTCAGCTCTTGAATATTGCCGGTGTAGGACCTATTTTCGGACCGATCATGGGTGCTTTATACGGTCCTGTCGCATTTATCTGGATTGTGGTCGGCTGTATTTTTGCCGGAGCGGTTCATGATTATCTTACAGGTATGATTTCGATCAGAAACAAAGGGGCACACCTGCCGCAGCTGGCAGGCAAGTTCCTCGGGCGCCCAATGAAGCACATGGTGAACTTCGTGGCTGTCCTGCTTCTGCTTCTTGTTGGAACCGTTTTCGTTACAGCGCCTGCCGGCCTGATTTTTGATTTGATCGGCGGCGGGGTGGGACTCAGCGTCATTATTGGCCTGATTTTCGTTTATTACATTTTTGCTACGCTCCTGCCGGTGGACAAGATTATCGGACGAATCTATCCGATTCTTGGAGCACTGCTTCTGATCAGTGCAGTTGGTATTGGTGTTATGCTTATTGCAACCGGTGCCCCGGTACCGGAACTGACGCTTCAGAACATGCATCCCGGTGGGGAGGCCATTTTCCCCATTCTGATGATCACGATTGCCTGCGGAGCCATTTCCGGATTTCACGCCACGCAGTCGCCGATTATTTCACGTACCACACAGAATGAACGCAACGGGCGTAAGATCTTTTACGGCATGATGATTGTTGAAGGGATTATCGCCATGATCTGGGCAGCAGCTGCCATGAGCCTGTTTTACGGAACAGATCTTGCAGCCCTGATCAACAGCGGCGGTGCGGGACTGGTTGTAAGCGAAGTTGCCTTTACGCTTCTTGGTGCTGTTGGTGGTACACTGGCTGTTCTCGGTGTTATTGTACTGCCCATCACGTCCGGGGATACAGCTTTCCGTTCGGCCCGTATGATTATTGCGGACTATATTAAACTTCCGCAGCTCAAGATTGCGAGCCGTCTCTGGGTAGCGCTCCCGCTGTTCGTCGTTTCCTTTATTCTTACGAACATGGACTTTACGATTCTATGGCGCTACTTCGGCGTAACAAACGCCGCAATCAGTGCGATTGCCCTGTTTGTCGGTGCAATGTACCTCGGTATTCAGTATAAAAACCACTGGGTGGCAACAGTACCTGCTGTCTTTATGACGATGGTGGCGCTCACGTTCATCTTCAGCGCACCGATCGGTTTTGGCCTTCCAATGACAGTTTCCTATGTGCTTGCCGGAACCGGAACTGCGGCGCTTACAGGACTGTTTGCCTGGAAGATGAAACTGAACCGCGCTGAAAAAGAATTTGAACTTGACGCAGACACAACTGAAAAAGCCGCATAA
- a CDS encoding MmcB family DNA repair protein encodes MESTLHEHVKKQALYWLKKKVTDLCASEVKLYARRKKLKADAVGINIKRKETRIVEVKVSRADFLRDEVLHSPYGYHAIADYAYLMTPAGLIDPEELPEGYGLLELDDYDNVKVRKNPRKNPKPILRLETVMKRTAQAATNAVLFKELSKETRDTTGGVYGHNASVHLVSATCPACKKRKKYLIGNDQDTTPCSARGCRELIPLKKARVHVVTSYNEIFFRQIQALFDAESK; translated from the coding sequence TTGGAAAGCACACTACATGAACACGTAAAAAAGCAGGCTCTCTACTGGCTAAAGAAAAAAGTCACTGACTTGTGCGCAAGTGAAGTCAAGCTTTATGCCCGGCGTAAAAAGCTGAAAGCTGACGCGGTGGGAATTAATATCAAAAGAAAGGAAACGCGGATCGTGGAAGTGAAAGTATCCCGTGCGGATTTTCTCAGGGATGAGGTTCTTCATTCCCCCTACGGCTACCATGCGATTGCCGATTATGCCTATTTGATGACCCCGGCAGGCCTGATTGATCCTGAGGAACTTCCCGAAGGATACGGACTACTGGAGTTGGACGACTATGATAATGTCAAAGTCCGGAAAAACCCAAGGAAAAATCCAAAACCGATTCTTCGACTGGAGACTGTCATGAAGCGGACCGCCCAGGCGGCGACCAACGCGGTGCTCTTCAAGGAACTGTCAAAGGAAACCAGGGATACAACAGGCGGGGTATATGGCCATAACGCGAGCGTGCATCTGGTTAGTGCTACCTGCCCAGCATGTAAAAAAAGAAAGAAATACTTAATCGGAAACGATCAGGACACAACGCCATGCAGTGCCCGGGGCTGCAGAGAGCTGATCCCCCTGAAAAAAGCCCGTGTCCATGTAGTAACTTCTTACAATGAAATTTTTTTTCGTCAGATACAGGCCCTTTTTGATGCTGAATCCAAATAA
- a CDS encoding aminoglycoside 6-adenylyltransferase — protein sequence MEKRTDETMMKLILHVAEQDERIRAAVMNGSRANPKVKPDEYADYDVVYYVENLPAFTADHAWVNVFGERLIMQMPEDKVLPPPDRNGRFPYLMQFTDGNRIDLTLVSAGDIPLPEDTDSLTVVLLDKDGRLGRLRSPSDHDYRVHRPSQKQFEDVINEFWWVALYTSKGLGRREILYAKGTLEGPVRTAFMQMLRWYAGTCTNFEANTGAFDKWLPLYLEKDLWDSVLKTYSNAEHDAIWKSLIRMAAIFTDVSERTGKALGYAASFEGPEVYRELMKQKQQQEVAQDIGKHTT from the coding sequence ATGGAAAAACGGACAGATGAAACGATGATGAAGCTGATTCTGCATGTTGCGGAGCAGGATGAGCGGATCCGTGCGGCTGTGATGAACGGCTCCCGGGCAAATCCCAAAGTAAAGCCGGATGAGTACGCCGACTACGATGTGGTTTATTATGTCGAGAACCTCCCAGCGTTTACAGCAGATCACGCATGGGTGAACGTGTTCGGAGAGCGGCTGATCATGCAGATGCCGGAAGACAAAGTGCTGCCACCACCTGACCGGAACGGCCGTTTTCCGTATCTGATGCAGTTTACGGATGGCAACCGGATCGATCTTACTCTCGTTTCTGCAGGTGACATCCCACTGCCTGAAGATACAGACTCCCTGACAGTTGTGCTGCTTGATAAGGACGGCAGACTTGGCCGACTCCGTTCTCCTTCCGATCATGATTACCGCGTACATCGACCTTCACAGAAGCAGTTTGAGGACGTGATAAACGAATTCTGGTGGGTAGCCCTGTATACATCAAAGGGGCTTGGCAGAAGAGAAATCCTGTATGCAAAAGGTACGCTGGAAGGACCGGTCAGGACCGCATTTATGCAGATGCTCCGCTGGTATGCAGGCACCTGTACAAACTTTGAAGCCAACACCGGTGCATTTGATAAATGGCTACCCCTTTATCTCGAAAAGGATCTTTGGGACTCAGTTCTGAAGACGTATTCCAATGCCGAACACGATGCAATCTGGAAATCTCTCATCCGTATGGCTGCCATTTTTACCGATGTGTCAGAGCGGACAGGCAAGGCCCTCGGATACGCTGCATCATTCGAAGGGCCGGAAGTTTACAGGGAACTGATGAAACAGAAACAGCAGCAGGAGGTGGCGCAGGACATTGGAAAGCACACTACATGA
- a CDS encoding ABC transporter ATP-binding protein: MTQPLFEIDQVTKTYKKGKVTANSGISFTIKKGEILGLLGPNGAGKSTLVKQIVAHIKPSEGEVRYNGSNVLGQMKKVAREVAYYAQEPHALTSLTVSEAIYFSGRLRGMKKQAAKSEAQQLIEELELTEAAGKMLKNISGGQKRLTGIGTTLIGNAGVYIFDEPTNELDPKKRRLVWDLIQKRNREGATVILVTHNILEAEQVVDRVAVINHGQLLAINNVAELKTEVDQRLKCEITTVHSLTHSKELETALEQWGTVTRLSDQRTRVMITKEDAPSLLEELNTTWSSHIQSYAVVPPSLEDVYFHIDRDQEKEQQDPSERKGEKTYAAAGS; this comes from the coding sequence ATGACCCAGCCCCTATTTGAAATTGACCAGGTGACGAAGACGTATAAAAAAGGAAAAGTCACTGCCAACAGCGGGATCAGCTTTACGATAAAAAAAGGTGAAATACTCGGTCTTCTCGGACCAAATGGTGCCGGGAAATCCACGCTCGTCAAGCAGATCGTTGCCCATATTAAACCAAGTGAAGGCGAAGTGCGCTACAACGGCTCGAATGTACTCGGGCAGATGAAAAAAGTGGCCCGCGAGGTGGCCTATTACGCCCAGGAGCCTCATGCCCTCACCAGTCTCACTGTGAGTGAAGCAATCTACTTTTCAGGGCGTCTGCGGGGCATGAAGAAACAGGCCGCAAAAAGTGAAGCGCAGCAGCTGATTGAAGAACTCGAGCTCACCGAAGCGGCAGGCAAAATGCTAAAGAACATTTCCGGGGGACAAAAGCGTCTGACGGGAATCGGCACGACCCTCATCGGAAATGCCGGTGTCTATATCTTTGATGAACCGACCAATGAACTCGATCCAAAAAAGCGCAGGCTCGTCTGGGATCTGATCCAGAAACGGAATAGAGAAGGCGCCACCGTCATTCTGGTTACCCACAACATTCTTGAAGCAGAGCAGGTCGTTGACCGGGTCGCTGTCATCAATCACGGTCAGCTGCTTGCCATTAATAATGTTGCCGAGCTTAAGACGGAAGTGGACCAGCGTCTCAAATGCGAAATCACGACAGTTCACAGCCTTACGCACAGCAAAGAACTTGAAACCGCCCTTGAGCAATGGGGTACCGTCACCAGGCTGTCCGACCAGCGCACAAGAGTGATGATTACGAAAGAAGATGCCCCTTCACTCCTTGAAGAGCTGAACACAACGTGGAGCAGTCACATCCAGTCCTATGCAGTTGTGCCGCCAAGTCTTGAGGATGTGTACTTTCACATCGACCGTGACCAGGAGAAAGAACAGCAGGATCCATCTGAACGTAAAGGAGAGAAGACCTATGCAGCAGCCGGCTCTTAA
- a CDS encoding ABC transporter permease encodes MQQPALNERYESNPLRQLIAELWILFRIQFCIIREQWAFIFILASIIPFSILMFLHFFTVNPTEEMIVRIITGNMLFALVIMGINVMAQEISFQKHQGHFTFYASLPIEKVNFILANMFRGLIVSVPSFTIMAIAGQWVYGIQFTFSLWLIPLITLTILSVVALGVFLGFWSPNIQLTNLVVQALMMIISFMTPVLVDFSQLPLILQWFSYIVPTTYAADGLRELLSSGMSTSVLQNMGMLLLFTVVSYTLILKKIHWRGEA; translated from the coding sequence ATGCAGCAGCCGGCTCTTAATGAACGCTATGAATCCAACCCCCTAAGGCAGCTGATCGCCGAACTCTGGATCCTGTTTCGCATCCAGTTCTGCATTATCCGGGAGCAATGGGCTTTCATTTTTATCCTGGCGTCCATCATCCCATTTTCAATCCTGATGTTTCTGCACTTTTTCACTGTCAATCCGACCGAGGAAATGATCGTCCGGATTATTACCGGCAATATGCTCTTTGCCCTCGTCATTATGGGTATCAACGTCATGGCGCAGGAAATCAGCTTTCAAAAGCATCAGGGACACTTCACCTTTTACGCGTCTCTCCCGATCGAAAAAGTCAACTTCATTCTTGCGAACATGTTCAGAGGCCTGATTGTCAGTGTTCCGTCCTTCACTATTATGGCCATCGCGGGGCAGTGGGTTTACGGCATCCAGTTCACCTTCAGCCTGTGGCTCATCCCGTTGATTACACTCACCATACTCAGTGTGGTTGCACTCGGCGTCTTTCTCGGCTTCTGGTCACCGAACATTCAGCTCACCAATCTCGTCGTCCAGGCACTCATGATGATCATCAGTTTTATGACACCGGTTCTGGTCGATTTTTCCCAGCTACCGCTCATCCTGCAGTGGTTCTCCTACATCGTGCCGACCACTTACGCTGCTGACGGCCTGCGTGAACTGCTCAGCTCAGGCATGAGCACATCCGTCCTTCAGAACATGGGCATGCTCCTTCTTTTCACCGTGGTCAGCTACACCCTGATACTCAAAAAAATCCATTGGCGTGGTGAAGCATAA
- a CDS encoding cell wall-active antibiotics response protein, with protein sequence MNKILGLLILAVGVLYLLNNTGVIDATFGQMVSTYWPLIIIAIGLKVLLEGLWETYRFARRDKWRFGGTFWGLAITAVGIVILGNRAGWFYYTLADLWSWTWPLLIIFAGFQLLKGRNTVVVFDRDKDGKEYSYRMSGSEDEDEDEYFDKETFKKNLKKDIKRTVEEATRPSREYEQEVNKKKTGHAEEGRKRAFQHGRSDVERVSQFVGEVSLGRRPWKLNNTDIKTTIGAVEVDLTTAVLKDGVNYLDIDVFIGAVEVTVPKDMAIKVTARANVGEANLFGDSGSGTYTSVNFDEAEQKVVMNVRTNIGAVEVMAVD encoded by the coding sequence ATGAATAAAATACTTGGTCTTCTGATCCTTGCGGTCGGCGTCCTGTACCTGCTTAACAATACCGGCGTGATCGACGCGACTTTCGGGCAGATGGTATCCACTTACTGGCCGCTCATCATTATTGCAATCGGGCTTAAGGTTCTGCTCGAAGGTCTCTGGGAAACTTATCGATTTGCCCGCAGAGACAAATGGCGCTTCGGAGGCACGTTCTGGGGTCTTGCCATCACCGCAGTTGGGATTGTGATTCTGGGAAACCGTGCCGGCTGGTTTTACTACACCCTTGCCGATCTCTGGAGCTGGACGTGGCCGCTGTTAATCATCTTTGCCGGCTTTCAGCTTCTAAAAGGCCGAAACACCGTTGTCGTGTTTGATCGTGATAAGGATGGAAAGGAATACTCCTATAGAATGTCCGGTTCTGAAGATGAGGATGAAGATGAATACTTTGATAAGGAAACGTTTAAGAAAAACCTTAAGAAGGATATTAAACGCACCGTCGAAGAAGCCACCAGGCCCTCGCGTGAGTACGAACAGGAAGTAAACAAAAAGAAGACCGGCCATGCAGAAGAAGGCCGGAAGCGGGCTTTTCAACACGGACGAAGCGATGTGGAGCGAGTAAGCCAGTTTGTCGGAGAAGTGTCTCTTGGCCGCCGACCGTGGAAGCTGAATAATACAGATATCAAAACCACGATCGGGGCAGTGGAAGTGGATCTCACAACAGCCGTTCTGAAAGACGGGGTCAACTATCTTGATATCGATGTTTTTATCGGTGCGGTCGAAGTAACTGTTCCGAAAGATATGGCGATCAAAGTAACCGCCCGGGCGAATGTGGGAGAGGCTAACCTGTTCGGCGACAGCGGATCAGGAACATACACAAGTGTTAATTTTGATGAAGCCGAACAGAAAGTGGTTATGAACGTGCGCACTAACATCGGTGCAGTGGAGGTAATGGCCGTTGACTGA
- a CDS encoding sensor histidine kinase, with the protein MTDREQSAAEENTRTSRETAAAAEPSAPDKQPADSKKLHGVIWDGLRLQLKISGAWVLGAWVAIWLYATFYTGPLSGESYPARLYRFASDVELVLVVLISAAILYLIAGFVFSFSYTSALKRAITHLVFQLKQVQRGSLDKRIQLTREDELTRLAGEINDLTDGYERQIRSMHRVLNENARLIDEKEKAAGLEERRKLARDLHDAVSQQLFAVSMSLGAIPRVLDSDPERAKALINQVETITHAAQQELRALIMHLRPITLEGKGLGEALKALFQELQQKNAQLTFEWDIELPDIDPGIEDQLFRVIQEALSNALRHSQADTIRFSARIDEDKLAVTLSDNGAGFDMEGKKEDPSVSYGLITMEERTEELGGHFSVLSYPDKGTTVRIRVPMTDTL; encoded by the coding sequence TTGACTGACCGCGAACAATCCGCCGCTGAAGAGAACACACGGACAAGCAGGGAAACCGCTGCCGCTGCTGAACCTTCAGCGCCGGACAAGCAGCCTGCAGATTCGAAAAAGCTCCATGGTGTAATCTGGGATGGTCTTCGGCTTCAGCTGAAAATCTCAGGTGCATGGGTACTTGGTGCATGGGTTGCGATCTGGCTTTATGCAACCTTTTACACCGGTCCTTTAAGTGGAGAGTCATATCCAGCCAGACTGTACCGGTTTGCCTCGGACGTTGAGCTCGTGCTCGTCGTGCTGATCAGCGCTGCTATCCTGTACCTGATCGCGGGCTTTGTATTTTCATTTTCCTATACAAGTGCGCTGAAACGGGCGATCACGCATCTTGTGTTTCAACTCAAGCAGGTGCAGCGGGGCTCACTGGATAAACGGATCCAGCTCACGAGGGAAGACGAACTTACCAGGCTTGCAGGAGAAATCAACGATCTTACCGACGGGTACGAACGGCAGATCCGCTCCATGCACCGGGTATTGAATGAGAACGCCCGACTGATTGATGAAAAGGAGAAGGCTGCCGGTCTTGAGGAAAGACGCAAGCTGGCTAGAGACCTTCACGATGCCGTAAGCCAGCAGCTTTTTGCTGTCAGCATGAGTCTTGGGGCCATCCCGAGAGTGCTTGATTCCGATCCCGAACGGGCAAAAGCCCTGATAAACCAGGTGGAAACAATCACGCATGCTGCCCAGCAGGAGCTTCGTGCACTCATTATGCACCTGAGACCCATCACTCTTGAAGGAAAAGGTCTTGGAGAAGCATTGAAGGCACTCTTTCAGGAATTGCAGCAGAAAAACGCTCAGCTTACATTTGAATGGGACATTGAGCTGCCGGATATTGACCCGGGAATTGAAGATCAGCTGTTTCGCGTTATTCAGGAAGCGCTGTCAAACGCCCTGCGTCATTCCCAGGCCGATACGATCCGTTTTTCAGCCCGCATCGATGAGGATAAACTTGCCGTGACCCTTTCCGATAACGGGGCCGGTTTTGATATGGAAGGAAAAAAAGAAGACCCGTCTGTTTCATACGGACTGATTACGATGGAGGAAAGAACCGAAGAGCTTGGCGGCCATTTTTCCGTCCTGAGCTATCCGGATAAAGGCACAACCGTCCGCATTCGGGTTCCAATGACGGACACGTTATAA
- a CDS encoding response regulator: protein MEKIRVLIVDDHEMVRMGLSTYLMTEPDMEIVGEGKSGREAVAKANDLNPDVILMDLLMDDMNGVEATKALASHPARIIVLTSYLDDEMLFPVMDAGAFSYILKTSSATDIAACIRKAHKGEPTFEGQVTQKMFQQMRNKPKHDELTRREKEVLSLIGKGKTNKEISEELFIGIKTVKTHVSHILTKLELDDRTQAAIYANKHSLV, encoded by the coding sequence ATGGAGAAAATCCGTGTGCTGATCGTCGACGATCATGAAATGGTCCGGATGGGACTGAGCACCTATCTGATGACTGAACCTGACATGGAGATAGTGGGGGAGGGGAAAAGCGGCAGGGAAGCTGTCGCGAAAGCGAATGATCTCAACCCGGATGTCATTCTGATGGACCTTCTGATGGACGACATGAATGGGGTGGAAGCGACGAAAGCGCTCGCCTCCCATCCGGCGAGAATAATCGTGCTTACGAGTTATCTGGATGACGAGATGCTTTTTCCTGTTATGGATGCGGGAGCATTCAGTTACATACTGAAGACCTCAAGTGCTACCGACATTGCAGCCTGTATCCGCAAAGCCCACAAGGGAGAACCGACATTTGAGGGGCAGGTAACCCAGAAAATGTTTCAGCAGATGAGAAATAAGCCGAAGCACGATGAGCTTACCCGCCGTGAAAAAGAGGTGCTTTCTCTCATTGGGAAAGGAAAGACCAACAAAGAAATCAGTGAAGAGCTGTTTATCGGCATCAAAACCGTTAAAACGCACGTCAGCCACATCCTCACCAAGCTGGAGCTTGATGACCGGACCCAGGCTGCGATTTATGCAAATAAACATTCTCTCGTGTAA
- a CDS encoding DUF2268 domain-containing protein, producing the protein MGIILNDDQFRSYIEKLGELPSEWTLRHQAETVCEPMLTHFDRRNRPHLMEWHHYLLDQGLRHPDGDWSGFTETLLENGALTALREHYAKFRGYWNGPDVPVYLLPIDLENKTLLRRLNRKNGITFPECVVLFIDENLPVSSMKALLTHEYNHVCRLALQNNDDSTVTLQESMIMEGLAEAAVRKALGPEELAPWTKLHSKEKSFEWWDNVLRHERLLKNRRRHNVFMYGNDGLPPMIGYAAGYHLVYDWIDQTPELSGRKRLGTPAEEILKESGWPF; encoded by the coding sequence GTGGGAATTATTCTGAATGACGATCAGTTTCGAAGCTATATCGAAAAGCTTGGAGAACTGCCTTCTGAATGGACTCTCCGGCATCAGGCGGAAACTGTCTGTGAGCCGATGCTGACCCATTTCGACCGAAGAAACCGCCCGCATCTGATGGAATGGCATCATTATCTGCTGGACCAGGGACTCAGGCATCCGGACGGCGACTGGAGCGGCTTTACCGAAACACTGCTTGAAAATGGAGCACTGACAGCACTCCGTGAGCACTATGCAAAATTCCGGGGCTACTGGAACGGACCGGATGTGCCCGTTTACCTGCTCCCGATTGACCTGGAAAATAAGACGCTCCTCAGACGTCTGAACCGGAAAAACGGGATTACGTTCCCTGAGTGCGTAGTTCTGTTTATTGACGAAAATTTGCCGGTTTCTTCCATGAAGGCTCTCCTGACGCACGAGTACAATCATGTGTGCCGACTTGCGCTCCAAAACAATGACGACAGCACAGTAACGCTGCAGGAGTCGATGATTATGGAAGGACTGGCCGAAGCTGCGGTAAGAAAAGCACTCGGACCGGAGGAACTGGCCCCATGGACAAAGCTTCACTCAAAAGAGAAAAGTTTCGAGTGGTGGGACAATGTTCTCCGGCATGAACGGCTGCTGAAAAACCGCCGCCGTCACAATGTATTTATGTATGGGAACGACGGTCTTCCGCCGATGATCGGTTATGCTGCAGGTTATCACCTCGTTTATGACTGGATTGACCAAACACCTGAACTCTCCGGCAGAAAGCGTCTCGGCACTCCTGCAGAGGAAATCCTGAAGGAATCGGGCTGGCCTTTCTAG
- a CDS encoding LysE family transporter yields the protein MAIFFTYVLLGLSLAAPIGPVNAAQLDRGIKNGFLHSWLVGLGATAADGIYMLLVFLGVVHMVGLPSVQLFLWLFGAFVLIYIGIDALTGAKELGTNPQEVPRSRQTLTKSFSAGFLMSLFNPLTVIFWLGIFGSILAKTVTQYGTGDVILYVGAIFLGIMVWDVTMAFFSSTMKHVLTHKVLYLISVMSAVSLLGFGAYFAWQAFSVLFW from the coding sequence TTGGCGATCTTTTTTACGTATGTACTGCTCGGACTATCACTTGCGGCTCCAATAGGCCCGGTAAATGCCGCCCAGCTGGACCGGGGCATCAAAAACGGCTTTCTTCATTCGTGGCTCGTAGGTCTTGGTGCCACCGCCGCTGACGGCATTTATATGCTTCTCGTGTTTCTTGGCGTAGTCCATATGGTCGGTCTGCCGTCGGTACAGCTGTTTCTCTGGCTGTTTGGCGCATTCGTCCTTATTTATATAGGTATAGACGCCCTCACCGGAGCAAAAGAGCTTGGCACCAATCCCCAGGAGGTGCCCCGATCGAGACAAACGCTTACAAAATCTTTTTCGGCAGGATTTCTGATGTCTCTTTTCAATCCTCTTACGGTTATTTTCTGGCTCGGCATCTTCGGATCCATTCTGGCTAAAACCGTCACACAGTACGGAACAGGTGATGTCATTCTTTACGTAGGAGCAATCTTTCTCGGCATCATGGTGTGGGATGTGACGATGGCATTTTTTTCAAGCACGATGAAACACGTGCTCACTCACAAGGTGCTGTACCTGATTTCCGTTATGTCAGCTGTCTCACTTCTCGGATTTGGAGCATATTTTGCCTGGCAGGCGTTCAGCGTTTTATTTTGGTAA